One window from the genome of Streptococcus halotolerans encodes:
- the infB gene encoding translation initiation factor IF-2: MSKKRLYEIAKEVGVASKEVVAKAQELGLAVKSHASSVEASDAERLTAAFKGKAALKATEKKVSSTPKSQEASQSSVGEKAKETASKVEEPNQKSVTAKPTVAKSRPQSRNFKAEREAKAKAEAERRANGGNRDNRNGNSQSRRDNRSNDRRRDNRSQQGQHNGGRQQDNRSNNNRRFEQSNRNDRDRDNRFSHNRQQNRQQQPGPKIDFKARAAALKAEQNAEYSRQSESRFREQEEAKRQAQIAQEQARKAKQAEAEKEQKAKETARLAADSIQPKVAVTPAQVASTQSDNRRKKQGRLDKSRDYSSQHEDGPKQSKNKKNRTNQNQVRNQRNSNWNKNKHNKKGKNNRNGNNAPKPVTERKFHELPKEFEYTEGMTVAEIAKRIKREPAEIVKKLFMMGVMATQNQSLDGDTIELLMVDYGIEAHAKIEVDDADIERFFADEDYLNADELVERAPVVTIMGHVDHGKTTLLDTLRNSRVATGEAGGITQHIGAYQIETSGKKITFLDTPGHAAFTSMRARGASVTDVTILIVAADDGVMPQTIEAINHSKAAGVPIIVAINKIDKPGANPERVIGELAEHGVISTAWGGDSEFVEISAKFGQNIDELLETVLLVAEMEELKADPTVRAIGTVIEARLDKGKGAVATLLVQQGTLNVQDPIVVGNTFGRVRAMVNDLGRRVKTAAPSTPVSITGLNETPMAGDHFAVYADEKAARAAGEERAKRALMKQRQNTQRVSLENLFDTLKAGEVKTVNVIIKADVQGSVEALAASLLKIEVEGVRVNVVHSAVGAINESDITLAEASNAVIIGFNVRPTPQARQQADTDEVEIRLHSIIYKVIEEVEEAMKGKLDPEYQEKVLGEAIIRETFKVSKVGTIGGFMVISGKITRDSSARVIRDGVVIFDGKLASLKHYKDDVKEVGNAQEGGLMIENFNDLKVDDTIEAYIMEEIARK, encoded by the coding sequence GTGTCAAAAAAACGCTTATATGAAATTGCGAAAGAAGTCGGTGTCGCAAGTAAGGAAGTTGTGGCCAAGGCTCAAGAATTAGGATTGGCAGTTAAAAGTCATGCGTCAAGTGTTGAAGCAAGTGACGCTGAACGCCTTACAGCTGCTTTTAAAGGTAAGGCAGCACTAAAAGCAACTGAGAAGAAAGTGTCAAGCACACCGAAATCTCAGGAAGCTAGCCAGTCGTCGGTAGGTGAAAAGGCAAAAGAAACGGCTTCAAAGGTTGAAGAACCTAATCAAAAGTCTGTAACTGCAAAACCAACTGTTGCAAAATCACGTCCACAAAGTCGTAACTTTAAAGCAGAGCGTGAAGCTAAAGCCAAGGCTGAAGCAGAGCGTCGTGCTAATGGCGGTAATCGAGACAATCGTAATGGGAACAGTCAAAGCCGTCGTGATAATCGATCAAATGATCGCCGACGGGACAATCGTAGCCAACAAGGCCAGCATAATGGTGGTCGTCAGCAAGACAATCGTTCCAATAATAACCGTCGTTTCGAACAGTCAAATCGTAATGATCGCGACCGGGACAATCGCTTCAGTCATAATCGCCAACAAAATCGTCAGCAACAACCTGGACCAAAAATAGATTTCAAAGCACGTGCTGCCGCTCTAAAAGCAGAACAAAATGCTGAGTATTCGCGCCAAAGTGAATCGCGTTTCCGTGAACAAGAGGAAGCGAAGCGTCAGGCTCAAATCGCCCAAGAACAAGCCCGCAAAGCAAAACAAGCTGAGGCTGAAAAAGAACAAAAGGCGAAAGAAACTGCTCGTCTAGCTGCAGATTCTATTCAGCCTAAGGTGGCGGTTACTCCAGCACAAGTAGCTTCTACTCAATCAGACAACCGTCGTAAAAAACAGGGTCGTCTTGATAAATCGCGTGATTATTCAAGTCAGCATGAAGATGGTCCTAAGCAAAGTAAAAATAAGAAAAATCGGACGAATCAAAACCAAGTGAGAAATCAAAGAAATAGTAACTGGAACAAAAATAAACACAATAAAAAAGGTAAAAACAACCGTAATGGTAATAATGCTCCAAAACCAGTAACAGAGCGTAAATTCCATGAATTACCTAAGGAATTCGAATATACTGAAGGAATGACGGTTGCTGAAATTGCAAAACGTATTAAACGTGAGCCTGCTGAAATTGTCAAAAAACTCTTTATGATGGGTGTTATGGCAACACAAAACCAATCACTGGATGGTGATACCATTGAACTTTTGATGGTTGATTATGGTATTGAAGCTCATGCTAAGATTGAAGTGGATGATGCAGACATCGAACGTTTCTTTGCAGATGAAGACTACTTAAACGCTGATGAATTAGTAGAACGTGCACCAGTTGTTACGATCATGGGTCACGTTGACCACGGTAAAACAACTCTTCTCGATACCCTACGTAATTCACGTGTGGCGACTGGAGAAGCTGGTGGTATCACTCAGCATATCGGTGCTTATCAAATTGAAACCAGCGGTAAAAAAATTACCTTCTTGGATACACCAGGACACGCAGCCTTTACTTCTATGCGTGCACGTGGAGCTTCCGTAACTGATGTGACTATCTTAATTGTGGCCGCAGACGATGGTGTTATGCCTCAGACTATTGAGGCGATTAATCACTCGAAAGCTGCAGGTGTTCCAATCATTGTTGCGATTAACAAGATTGATAAACCAGGGGCCAACCCTGAACGGGTTATTGGTGAATTGGCTGAACATGGAGTAATTTCAACAGCTTGGGGTGGTGACTCTGAGTTTGTGGAAATTTCAGCGAAATTCGGTCAAAATATCGATGAATTACTTGAAACAGTTCTCCTTGTCGCAGAAATGGAAGAGTTAAAAGCCGACCCAACTGTTCGTGCCATTGGTACTGTAATCGAAGCTCGTCTTGATAAAGGTAAAGGTGCGGTTGCGACCCTTCTCGTTCAACAAGGGACTCTTAATGTTCAAGACCCAATCGTCGTTGGTAACACCTTCGGTCGTGTTCGTGCGATGGTCAATGATCTTGGTCGTCGTGTTAAAACAGCTGCGCCATCAACACCAGTTTCTATTACTGGTTTGAACGAAACGCCTATGGCTGGCGATCATTTTGCCGTTTACGCTGATGAAAAAGCCGCTCGTGCAGCTGGTGAAGAACGGGCTAAGCGAGCTCTTATGAAACAACGTCAAAACACACAACGTGTTAGTCTCGAAAACCTCTTTGATACTCTTAAAGCGGGAGAGGTTAAGACTGTTAATGTTATTATCAAGGCTGACGTTCAAGGTTCTGTTGAGGCCTTGGCAGCATCACTTCTTAAAATTGAAGTAGAGGGTGTTCGTGTTAATGTGGTTCACTCAGCAGTTGGTGCCATTAACGAATCAGATATCACCCTAGCAGAAGCTTCTAACGCTGTTATCATTGGTTTTAACGTTCGTCCGACACCTCAAGCACGTCAACAGGCTGATACAGATGAAGTTGAAATTCGCCTTCATAGCATTATCTATAAGGTCATCGAGGAAGTTGAAGAAGCGATGAAAGGTAAACTGGATCCTGAATATCAAGAAAAAGTTCTTGGTGAAGCCATTATCCGTGAAACCTTCAAAGTTTCTAAAGTTGGTACTATCGGTGGATTCATGGTCATCAGCGGTAAAATTACACGTGACTCAAGCGCGCGTGTCATCCGTGACGGTGTTGTTATCTTTGATGGTAAATTAGCTAGTTTGAAACACTATAAAGATGATGTTAAAGAAGTTGGAAATGCTCAAGAGGGTGGTCTCATGATTGAAAACTTCAACGATCTTAAAGTTGATGATACCATCGAAGCTTATATCATGGAAGAAATTGCTAGAAAATAA
- a CDS encoding YlxQ-related RNA-binding protein, with amino-acid sequence MNNHQRLANLIGLAQRAGKIISGEELVIKAIQHQEAQLIFLANDASDNLTKKITDKSKYYQIEVSTVFNTLELSMAMGKPRKAVAIVDAGFSKKMRTLMA; translated from the coding sequence TTGAATAATCATCAACGATTAGCCAATTTAATCGGCTTAGCACAGAGAGCTGGGAAAATCATATCTGGTGAAGAACTAGTTATTAAAGCGATTCAACATCAGGAAGCACAATTGATTTTCCTAGCTAATGATGCTAGCGATAATTTGACTAAAAAAATCACGGATAAAAGTAAATACTATCAAATAGAAGTCTCCACAGTGTTTAATACACTGGAATTAAGCATGGCAATGGGTAAGCCGAGAAAGGCAGTCGCCATTGTTGATGCTGGATTTTCAAAGAAAATGAGGACTCTTATGGCATAA
- the rnpM gene encoding RNase P modulator RnpM, producing the protein MAKTRKIPLRKSLVSGEAIDKRDLLRIVKNKEGDIFIDPTGKANGRGAYIKLDNQEAEEAKKRRVFDRSFKVAIADAFYDDLIAYVDHKVKRRELGLE; encoded by the coding sequence ATGGCTAAAACACGTAAAATACCTTTAAGAAAATCGCTTGTTTCTGGTGAAGCGATTGATAAACGCGATTTACTTCGAATTGTTAAAAACAAAGAGGGTGATATTTTTATCGATCCAACTGGAAAAGCGAACGGTCGCGGAGCTTATATCAAATTAGATAATCAAGAAGCAGAGGAAGCTAAAAAACGACGTGTCTTTGACCGTAGTTTCAAAGTGGCAATTGCTGATGCATTCTATGATGATTTAATTGCTTACGTTGACCACAAGGTGAAAAGAAGAGAGCTCGGTCTTGAATAA
- the nusA gene encoding transcription termination factor NusA codes for MSKEMLEAFRILEEEKHINKEDIIDAVTESLKSAYKRRYGQSESCVIEFNEKTGDFQVYTVREVVDEVFDSRLEISLKDALAISSAYELGDKIRFEESVAEFGRVAAQSAKQTIMEKMRKQMREVTFNEYKEHEGEIMTGTVERFDQRFIYVNLGSLEAQLSHQDQIPGETFKSHDRIEVYVYKVENNPRGVNVFVSRSHPEFIKRIMEQEIPEVFDGTVEIMSVSREAGDRTKVAVRSHNPNVDAIGTIVGRGGSNIKKVISKFHPTRFDAKTGIEVPVEENIDVIQWVEDPAEFIYNAIAPAEVDMVLFDEENSKRATVIVPDSKLSLAIGRRGQNVRLAAHLTGYRIDIKSATEYEEIEARQALASESEEAVSVEAPVIEADALEEQDIDVTPLEEAPNEE; via the coding sequence ATGAGCAAAGAAATGTTAGAAGCCTTCCGTATCTTGGAAGAAGAAAAGCACATTAATAAAGAGGATATCATTGATGCTGTGACTGAATCCTTAAAATCAGCCTACAAACGCCGTTATGGGCAGTCAGAAAGCTGTGTTATTGAGTTCAATGAAAAAACAGGTGACTTCCAAGTCTATACAGTTCGTGAGGTTGTTGATGAGGTCTTTGATAGTCGACTTGAAATTAGTTTAAAAGATGCTCTAGCTATTAGTTCAGCTTATGAGCTTGGTGATAAGATTCGCTTCGAAGAATCAGTTGCTGAATTTGGTCGTGTAGCTGCTCAATCAGCTAAACAAACAATCATGGAAAAAATGCGTAAACAAATGCGTGAAGTTACTTTCAACGAGTACAAGGAGCATGAAGGTGAAATCATGACTGGTACGGTTGAACGCTTCGACCAACGCTTTATCTACGTTAACCTTGGCTCTTTGGAAGCGCAATTGTCGCATCAGGATCAGATTCCAGGTGAAACGTTTAAGTCACATGATCGCATTGAAGTCTACGTCTACAAAGTAGAAAATAACCCCCGGGGTGTCAATGTGTTCGTTAGTCGTAGTCACCCTGAATTCATCAAACGTATCATGGAGCAGGAAATTCCAGAAGTCTTTGATGGCACAGTGGAAATTATGAGCGTTTCTCGTGAAGCTGGTGATCGTACGAAGGTTGCGGTTCGTAGTCATAACCCTAATGTTGATGCTATTGGTACGATTGTTGGTCGCGGAGGATCAAACATCAAAAAAGTTATCAGCAAGTTCCACCCAACACGCTTTGATGCTAAAACAGGTATTGAAGTACCGGTTGAAGAGAATATCGATGTTATCCAATGGGTTGAAGACCCTGCAGAATTCATTTATAATGCTATTGCCCCTGCAGAAGTTGACATGGTGCTCTTCGATGAAGAAAACAGCAAACGTGCGACAGTTATTGTTCCAGACAGTAAATTGTCGTTAGCGATTGGTCGTCGTGGTCAAAACGTACGTCTGGCAGCGCATTTGACTGGTTACCGTATCGATATTAAGTCTGCTACTGAGTACGAAGAAATTGAAGCGCGACAAGCTTTAGCATCTGAGAGCGAAGAGGCTGTTTCTGTTGAAGCACCAGTGATAGAAGCAGATGCATTAGAAGAACAAGATATAGATGTAACACCGCTTGAAGAAGCACCTAATGAAGAATAA
- the rimP gene encoding ribosome maturation factor RimP, with translation MQGGIIIATIVEQVTELVTPHIKDPYELVDVEYGKMGGDYVLSLFVDKPGGVSVDDTAALTDIISPLLDTIKPDPFPEQYFLEVSSPGLERPLKTKEALENAVGSYVSVSLYKAIDKVKLFEGDLVSFDGETLTIDYLDKTRHKTVEIPYQTIAKARLAVKL, from the coding sequence GTGCAAGGAGGGATTATTATCGCAACAATAGTCGAACAGGTAACTGAATTGGTTACACCTCATATTAAGGATCCTTATGAATTGGTTGATGTGGAATATGGAAAAATGGGTGGCGATTACGTCCTTAGTCTTTTTGTCGATAAGCCTGGAGGCGTTTCGGTAGACGATACAGCGGCATTAACGGATATCATTAGTCCATTACTAGATACCATTAAGCCAGATCCTTTCCCAGAACAATATTTTTTGGAAGTATCTAGCCCTGGATTGGAACGTCCATTGAAAACCAAGGAAGCTTTGGAGAATGCGGTTGGCTCATACGTCAGCGTCAGTCTTTATAAGGCTATTGATAAAGTCAAGTTGTTTGAAGGCGACTTGGTTTCCTTCGATGGTGAAACCCTGACCATTGATTACTTGGATAAGACGCGTCATAAGACCGTTGAAATTCCCTATCAAACCATTGCTAAAGCCCGTTTAGCGGTGAAATTGTAA
- a CDS encoding pyridoxamine 5'-phosphate oxidase family protein: MQVKEILNLLETKMSPSVIASTDLSGQPHARFIHIGLANEKGIFFMTSPTTRFYNQLQKNPHIAITGMYQEEYLVQVIRIEGKVRELGEEKLEEVLAGNPFVEQVYPDHKERENVRVFQLYEGKGFYQSLTQGHKYTFDIKGDLAKED, encoded by the coding sequence ATGCAAGTTAAGGAAATTTTGAATTTATTGGAAACCAAAATGTCTCCATCTGTGATCGCTTCTACTGATCTATCAGGTCAGCCTCATGCTCGTTTTATCCATATTGGTTTGGCTAATGAAAAAGGGATTTTTTTCATGACAAGTCCCACAACTCGTTTTTATAATCAACTGCAAAAGAATCCTCATATAGCTATAACAGGTATGTACCAAGAGGAATATTTGGTTCAAGTTATTCGCATTGAAGGTAAAGTTCGTGAGTTAGGTGAAGAAAAATTAGAGGAAGTGCTAGCAGGAAATCCCTTTGTGGAGCAAGTCTATCCCGATCATAAGGAAAGAGAAAATGTCCGTGTTTTCCAATTATACGAAGGTAAAGGATTTTACCAAAGTTTAACGCAAGGTCACAAGTACACGTTTGATATTAAAGGAGATTTGGCTAAGGAAGATTAG
- the trmB gene encoding tRNA (guanosine(46)-N7)-methyltransferase TrmB, with protein MRVRKRKGAEDYLENHPQYVLLNPEDAKGKWHHVFGNDNPIHIEVGSGKGAFITGMALQNPDINYIGIDIQVSVLSYALDKVIESQAPNVRLLRVDGSSLTNYFEDGEVSLMYLNFSDPWPKTKHEKRRLTYKTFLDTYKQILPEHGEIHFKTDNRGLFEYSLVSFSQYGMTLKQVWLDLHASDYEGNVMTEYERKFSSKGQVIYRVEAQF; from the coding sequence ATGAGAGTTCGTAAGCGCAAAGGTGCTGAAGACTATTTAGAAAATCATCCCCAATATGTCCTTTTAAATCCAGAAGATGCTAAAGGAAAATGGCATCACGTATTTGGTAATGACAATCCTATTCATATTGAAGTAGGGTCTGGAAAAGGGGCTTTTATCACAGGTATGGCTTTGCAGAATCCAGATATTAACTACATTGGTATCGATATTCAAGTCTCTGTTCTCAGCTACGCCTTAGACAAGGTGATCGAGAGTCAGGCACCAAATGTTCGTTTGCTTCGTGTAGATGGGTCTAGCTTGACTAACTATTTTGAGGATGGTGAGGTCTCTCTGATGTATTTGAATTTCTCAGATCCGTGGCCCAAGACTAAGCATGAAAAACGCCGATTAACTTACAAGACTTTTTTAGATACCTATAAGCAAATCTTACCTGAACATGGTGAAATCCATTTCAAGACAGATAACCGTGGCTTGTTTGAGTACAGTTTAGTCAGTTTTTCACAGTATGGTATGACGTTGAAGCAGGTTTGGCTTGATTTACATGCCAGCGATTACGAAGGTAATGTGATGACTGAGTATGAGCGCAAGTTTTCGTCGAAAGGTCAAGTCATTTACCGTGTGGAAGCACAATTTTAA
- the ccrZ gene encoding cell cycle regulator CcrZ, whose amino-acid sequence MRGKSNKAYMGTYPSGERVFVKKNTTPILAALAKEQIAPQLLWAKRLGNGDMMSAQEWLNGRTLIKQDMMSKQIVQVLLRLHKSKHLANQLLQLKYQIENPYELLAKLEREMPLQLRENTFIQSIVKGLKQSLPNFDRDDATIVHGDVRHNNWIITTSGVIYLVDWDSVRLTDPMYDIGHLLSHYVPRVAWSDWLIYYGYDNPKAVMDKVYWYGQLSYLSQIQKYFDNRDMERVNREIYALRKFRELFK is encoded by the coding sequence ATGCGTGGGAAAAGTAATAAAGCCTATATGGGAACCTACCCATCTGGAGAACGTGTTTTTGTCAAAAAAAATACGACCCCCATTTTAGCAGCCTTAGCTAAAGAGCAAATTGCCCCTCAGTTACTGTGGGCTAAGCGATTAGGCAATGGTGATATGATGAGTGCGCAGGAGTGGCTTAACGGTCGCACCTTGATTAAACAAGATATGATGAGCAAACAGATTGTCCAAGTTTTGTTACGATTGCACAAATCAAAACATCTAGCTAATCAGCTTTTACAACTTAAGTATCAGATTGAAAATCCTTATGAGCTCCTTGCTAAATTAGAACGCGAAATGCCACTTCAGTTGCGTGAGAATACCTTTATTCAGTCGATTGTTAAAGGTTTAAAACAAAGCTTGCCAAATTTCGACCGAGATGATGCTACAATTGTTCATGGTGATGTTCGTCATAACAATTGGATTATTACTACCAGCGGTGTGATCTATCTTGTTGATTGGGATTCTGTTCGTCTGACTGATCCGATGTATGACATTGGGCATCTTCTTAGCCATTATGTACCCCGTGTGGCTTGGTCAGACTGGCTAATTTATTATGGATATGATAATCCGAAAGCCGTGATGGACAAGGTTTATTGGTATGGTCAGTTGTCCTATTTATCACAAATTCAAAAGTATTTTGACAATCGTGATATGGAGCGCGTTAACCGCGAAATTTATGCCCTTAGAAAATTTAGAGAGTTATTTAAATGA
- a CDS encoding ABC transporter permease produces METLIQKRQLEFNQRCAKYLRYVFNDHFILVLMFLLGFLVVQYTNLVNHFPKGSFLPLVFSILVTLAMTFFGKLATYMEAADQVFLLPQETVFQANLQKAAKKSFILWGSLQVFVTLLLAPIFLLSGWALWQFISYIILLLVLRGVRLRRQMKGFYQGSLLNFEKLIRYEKRRQQEILTFFSLFTTVKGISSTTKPRKYLNPLLGLFTKTQNQNVWMGLYARAYLRSGDYFWLSLRLLVISLILGLLMPNWWGVAMIGLFDYLLLFQLLGLYRIYDYQVMTRLYPVGSDAKLQAFKSLLMKISSGLCLIQLSLVVLNWRFLAILPIILVLSLVYLPNKLKKFVD; encoded by the coding sequence ATGGAAACTCTCATTCAAAAGCGTCAATTAGAGTTTAATCAGCGTTGTGCCAAGTATCTGCGCTATGTTTTTAACGATCATTTTATTTTGGTCCTAATGTTCCTTCTAGGCTTTTTGGTCGTACAGTATACCAATCTCGTCAATCATTTTCCTAAAGGATCCTTTCTACCCTTAGTGTTCTCTATCCTGGTTACGCTTGCCATGACCTTTTTCGGTAAGCTAGCAACCTATATGGAAGCTGCTGATCAGGTGTTCCTCTTGCCGCAGGAGACTGTGTTTCAGGCAAATTTACAAAAAGCTGCAAAGAAATCCTTTATACTTTGGGGGAGTCTTCAAGTATTTGTTACTCTTTTATTAGCGCCTATTTTTCTCCTGTCGGGTTGGGCATTGTGGCAGTTCATTAGTTATATTATCTTGCTTTTAGTTCTCAGAGGAGTACGGCTACGTCGTCAGATGAAAGGATTTTATCAAGGTTCTTTATTGAATTTTGAAAAATTAATCCGTTATGAAAAACGAAGACAACAAGAAATTTTGACCTTCTTTTCTTTGTTTACAACGGTAAAGGGGATTTCCAGCACAACAAAACCAAGAAAATACCTCAACCCACTTTTAGGATTGTTCACCAAAACCCAAAACCAAAATGTTTGGATGGGATTATATGCGCGTGCTTATTTAAGAAGTGGCGATTACTTCTGGCTTAGTCTTAGGTTGCTAGTTATCAGTTTAATTCTTGGGCTTCTAATGCCTAATTGGTGGGGAGTAGCCATGATCGGACTTTTCGATTACCTCTTGTTATTTCAGCTCCTTGGACTATATCGGATTTACGATTATCAAGTTATGACACGTTTATACCCAGTTGGAAGTGACGCAAAATTGCAAGCTTTTAAAAGTCTATTAATGAAAATCTCTTCTGGTCTTTGCTTGATTCAACTGAGTCTTGTTGTTCTAAATTGGCGATTTTTGGCCATTCTGCCTATCATACTTGTTCTAAGCTTGGTGTATTTGCCAAATAAGCTGAAGAAGTTTGTTGACTAA
- a CDS encoding ABC transporter ATP-binding protein: MLKIDHLVGGYVNIPVLKDISFEVASGEVVGLIGLNGAGKSTTINEIIGLLQPYQGSVSLEGLQLLENPEGYRRKIGYIPETPILYEELTLKEHLDTVALAYGLEEQKELRQKLLKLFRLEDKLDWYPIHFSKGMKQKVMIIAALLIEPSLLIVDEPFLGLDPLAIRDLTDIIAEEKLKGTAVLMSTHVLDSAEKMCDRFVILHHGEILANGSLEELRQQFRLPNADLTEIYMQLTQEN, encoded by the coding sequence ATGTTAAAAATAGATCACTTGGTTGGTGGTTATGTTAATATTCCTGTTTTAAAAGATATTTCTTTTGAGGTTGCTTCTGGGGAAGTTGTTGGTTTAATCGGTCTAAACGGTGCTGGTAAATCGACCACAATCAATGAGATTATTGGCCTTTTGCAGCCCTATCAAGGAAGTGTGAGTTTAGAAGGCTTGCAATTATTGGAGAATCCAGAAGGTTACCGCCGCAAAATTGGTTACATCCCTGAGACACCAATCCTGTACGAAGAATTAACCCTGAAAGAACATTTGGATACAGTCGCCCTAGCCTATGGTTTAGAGGAACAAAAGGAACTGCGTCAGAAACTTTTAAAGCTCTTTCGTTTGGAAGATAAGCTAGATTGGTATCCCATCCATTTTTCAAAAGGGATGAAACAGAAGGTTATGATTATTGCAGCTCTTTTAATTGAGCCAAGTTTATTGATTGTTGATGAACCCTTTTTAGGGCTTGATCCTCTAGCTATTAGAGATTTGACTGATATTATTGCCGAAGAAAAACTAAAAGGAACAGCAGTACTTATGAGCACACATGTCCTTGATTCAGCGGAGAAAATGTGTGATCGTTTTGTCATTCTTCATCATGGTGAAATCCTAGCCAATGGTAGCTTAGAAGAACTGCGTCAGCAGTTTCGGTTACCTAACGCTGATTTAACCGAGATTTACATGCAATTGACACAGGAGAATTAA